The Sporomusa termitida genome has a window encoding:
- a CDS encoding DUF2953 domain-containing protein, with product MVNWLMIIAAGIILLFMLSRINVYIELYLCRHNDDDHLAITLHALKPLFVYTIKIPVIEIVQYNELPWITSKIKAPAGGTETYVAREQRFVKRMAEFFLTNPRKFHKLMRGVNRYIRTYRYYINNLVSSIHCQKIDIKIVYGFDDAAFTGLMMGVFGAAQGFLLTALNTRLKLDAKPAIKIIPVYGQCRLQLDFQCILRIRLGKVITATMATLTNSLYKEATRSG from the coding sequence ATGGTTAACTGGCTAATGATAATTGCAGCAGGCATTATTTTATTATTTATGCTTTCACGGATCAATGTTTATATTGAACTTTATCTTTGCCGCCACAACGATGACGATCATTTAGCGATCACGCTACATGCCTTAAAACCGCTGTTTGTTTATACAATTAAGATTCCGGTAATTGAAATTGTCCAATATAATGAGTTACCCTGGATCACCTCAAAAATTAAGGCCCCCGCGGGGGGAACAGAGACTTATGTGGCCCGTGAGCAGCGATTTGTCAAAAGAATGGCCGAATTTTTTTTGACAAACCCCCGAAAATTCCACAAACTGATGCGGGGGGTTAACCGGTATATCCGTACTTACCGCTATTATATTAACAATCTGGTATCTTCGATACACTGCCAAAAAATTGATATCAAAATTGTGTACGGATTTGATGACGCCGCCTTTACCGGCTTAATGATGGGGGTGTTTGGCGCAGCGCAGGGGTTCCTGCTCACCGCTCTTAACACCCGTCTAAAGCTTGATGCCAAACCTGCTATTAAGATCATACCGGTATATGGTCAGTGTCGGCTCCAGCTTGATTTCCAGTGTATATTAAGAATAAGACTTGGCAAAGTTATTACTGCAACTATGGCAACTTTAACAAATTCATTGTATAAGGAGGCGACTCGCAGTGGCTGA
- the trpS gene encoding tryptophan--tRNA ligase, protein MTKKRIFSGMQPSGKFHMGNFQVLNNWVKLQHEYDCIYSIVDWHALTSSYEDTRLLPERIECMALDWLSAGLDPEKNIIFVQSHVKEHAELHLLLSMMTPLSWLERVPTYKDKLQQLGDMGKEINTYGFLGYPELQTADIILYKANAVPVAEDQLPHLELAREIVRRFANLYKPVFPEPQPILSPLLPGIDGRKMSKSYGNEIPYAAEPDELQAKVRQMLTDPQRVKKTDPGNPEICTVYTFHKIFSPDYEEIAGQCRNAGIGCVECKKRLAAKMTTTLADVHGRRKELAGNPAKIKEILVYGAERARKLAAATMAEVRAVMNLD, encoded by the coding sequence TTGACTAAGAAACGCATTTTCAGTGGTATGCAGCCATCAGGAAAGTTTCATATGGGTAACTTTCAGGTGCTTAATAACTGGGTTAAGCTCCAGCATGAATATGATTGTATTTATTCCATCGTTGACTGGCATGCACTCACGTCTTCCTATGAAGATACCCGTCTGCTGCCGGAACGTATAGAATGTATGGCCCTGGACTGGCTGAGCGCCGGTCTTGATCCGGAAAAAAATATCATCTTTGTGCAGTCGCATGTGAAAGAGCATGCTGAATTGCACCTGCTCTTATCGATGATGACGCCGTTATCCTGGCTGGAACGGGTGCCCACCTATAAGGACAAGCTGCAGCAATTAGGTGATATGGGTAAAGAAATCAACACTTACGGCTTTTTAGGTTATCCTGAATTGCAGACTGCCGACATTATATTATATAAAGCCAACGCGGTACCGGTAGCAGAAGACCAGCTGCCACACCTGGAGCTGGCACGGGAGATTGTCCGCCGTTTCGCTAATTTGTACAAACCGGTATTTCCTGAACCGCAGCCAATTTTAAGCCCGTTGCTGCCGGGGATTGACGGCCGGAAAATGAGTAAGTCCTATGGGAATGAAATCCCCTATGCCGCCGAACCGGACGAGCTGCAGGCCAAAGTGAGACAAATGCTTACCGATCCGCAACGGGTCAAAAAGACCGATCCAGGCAACCCCGAAATATGCACAGTGTACACGTTCCATAAAATTTTCAGCCCCGACTATGAAGAAATTGCCGGCCAATGCCGCAATGCCGGCATTGGCTGTGTGGAGTGCAAGAAGCGCCTGGCCGCAAAAATGACTACAACCCTGGCTGATGTTCATGGCCGCCGCAAAGAGCTGGCAGGTAATCCGGCTAAAATTAAAGAAATACTGGTTTATGGCGCCGAGCGGGCGCGCAAGCTGGCAGCAGCCACCATGGCAGAAGTCCGGGCCGTTATGAACCTGGACTGA
- the ytfJ gene encoding GerW family sporulation protein, with product MAEHPIQGLMKTAMESIKGMVDVNTIVGDAVETPDGTVIVPISRVTFGFAAGGGDYEAEETTTAQSHPFGGASGAGISVKPVGFLVCSPTNGVRFMSVESNLLYDRLIDMVPQVMNKIENMFGGDQDDELEQLAETAETQPTHQSSTHL from the coding sequence GTGGCTGAGCATCCAATACAGGGCTTGATGAAAACCGCTATGGAGAGTATTAAAGGTATGGTCGATGTGAACACTATTGTCGGCGATGCTGTCGAGACTCCGGATGGAACGGTAATTGTTCCTATTTCCCGGGTGACGTTCGGTTTTGCGGCTGGTGGCGGTGACTATGAGGCAGAAGAAACAACAACTGCCCAAAGCCACCCGTTTGGTGGTGCCAGCGGCGCCGGCATTAGTGTGAAACCAGTTGGATTTTTGGTATGTTCGCCAACGAACGGGGTACGGTTTATGTCTGTCGAGAGTAACCTGCTTTATGACCGTCTTATTGATATGGTGCCACAGGTTATGAACAAGATTGAAAACATGTTTGGTGGCGACCAAGATGACGAGCTTGAGCAGCTGGCCGAGACAGCGGAAACGCAGCCTACTCATCAATCCTCAACTCACCTGTAG
- a CDS encoding segregation and condensation protein A produces MADYTIKLETFEGPLALLMHLIEKHQLDIYNIPIAEVTGQYLAYLAAMEEFNIEIASEFLVMAATLLQIKSRLLLPRPVTGEAAADEADPRLELVERLVEYRKFKQLSAVLGQLGEERDKYFTRLPQEFTQQFSLPAGLSLHDLLKAFAALWESAVPDFAIIAPEEFSVQDKMYDIMALLRSNKGQLEFNKAIFRTGSRTEAIAAFLALLELIRLKQVSVCQEQPFAPIHLKLEE; encoded by the coding sequence ATGGCCGATTATACGATTAAGCTGGAAACCTTCGAAGGACCGTTAGCCTTATTAATGCATCTGATTGAAAAACATCAGCTTGACATTTATAATATTCCGATAGCGGAGGTTACCGGGCAATATCTTGCTTACCTTGCGGCAATGGAAGAATTTAATATTGAAATTGCCAGCGAATTCCTGGTTATGGCCGCGACCCTGCTGCAAATAAAATCACGGTTGCTCTTGCCGCGGCCGGTTACGGGTGAAGCGGCTGCTGATGAGGCTGATCCCCGGCTGGAATTAGTTGAACGCCTGGTTGAATATCGCAAATTTAAACAACTGTCGGCAGTTTTAGGTCAGCTTGGCGAGGAACGGGATAAATATTTTACCAGGCTGCCGCAGGAATTCACCCAACAGTTTTCGCTGCCTGCAGGACTTTCTTTGCATGATTTGTTAAAGGCCTTTGCCGCGCTGTGGGAAAGCGCGGTGCCTGATTTTGCGATAATTGCGCCCGAAGAGTTCAGTGTACAAGATAAAATGTACGATATTATGGCTTTGCTGAGAAGTAATAAAGGGCAGCTGGAGTTTAACAAAGCAATCTTCCGGACAGGCTCCCGCACCGAAGCCATTGCTGCATTTTTAGCTTTATTGGAGCTTATCCGCTTAAAACAGGTCAGTGTCTGTCAGGAGCAGCCGTTTGCACCTATCCATCTGAAATTAGAGGAGTGA
- the scpB gene encoding SMC-Scp complex subunit ScpB has translation MSDLQLQGAIEALLFASGQPLPADKIGGILQLPVEQVHTLIADMLKVMTAAERGLVIVEVAGGYQLCTKPAFFDIINKLAAIQEARLSTAALETLAIVAFKQPVTKQEIESIRGVSSDRVITTLSDRMLIKEIGRKETIGRPILYGTTTEFLQCFGLKSLGDLPAIANLLPESHSAE, from the coding sequence ATGTCTGATCTGCAGTTACAAGGGGCGATCGAAGCTTTGCTATTCGCAAGCGGGCAGCCGCTGCCGGCAGATAAAATTGGCGGGATATTACAGTTACCGGTTGAACAGGTTCATACACTAATTGCTGATATGCTGAAAGTGATGACTGCCGCCGAGCGGGGCCTGGTCATTGTTGAAGTAGCCGGCGGCTACCAGTTATGCACTAAACCTGCTTTTTTCGATATTATAAATAAATTAGCAGCCATACAGGAAGCCCGGTTATCAACGGCCGCTTTGGAAACCCTGGCCATCGTGGCTTTTAAACAACCGGTAACCAAACAGGAAATAGAAAGTATCCGCGGCGTAAGCTCCGACCGGGTTATCACCACCCTTTCCGACCGGATGTTAATTAAGGAAATCGGCCGCAAAGAGACCATCGGCCGGCCTATATTATATGGGACAACAACCGAGTTTCTCCAATGTTTTGGCTTAAAAAGTCTCGGAGACCTGCCGGCTATTGCCAACCTGCTGCCGGAAAGTCATTCAGCAGAATAA